The Acidipropionibacterium virtanenii DNA segment GGCGGCAGGCAGGTAGGTCGTGGCCTTCCGTTCGGCGCGTTCCGCGTCGGCCTTCGCACGGGCCGCTTCACGTTCGGCGGCACGCTGCTCGGACTGGAGCCGGGCCGCAGCCTGACGGCGCCGCTTCCGCAGATGCCGTCGTTCCTTCGCCGGAGCGACGAGGACCGCAGTGTGCAGGGTCTCAGGTTCGTGAGCGGTCACAGTCCCAGCCCCCGCGACTGCTTGACTGCGGCGACGCCCGAATGCTCGAACCAGGACCCGTCGGGCACCGCCCTCATCTCTTCAGCATGAGCGATGGCCGGACGGGTGGGTTCGTCGTCCAGGACGTCGTCGGGCTCGATGGTGTGGAGCCGGTAGAGGCCCACGTGGCCGAAAGAGTGGTTGTAGGTCATCTGGTAGTCCCCGTATCGGACTTCCCGATCCAGCATGCCTGCGGGTGGGAGGTCGTAGACGTGGCCGTTCTCCATGGCCGCGTCTGTCGTCTCGTCCCCGTAGTCCCAATTCTTCAAGTACGTTATTGCGGCGTCGGGGCCGTCGCGGTCGATCATGTCGAGCACCTCATCGGCCTCCGACCCTTGAAGAAACACCACGGAGACCCAGCGACGCACCGGCACCTGTTCGGTTGAGGGCTCGCTGTGCCAGGCGATCCGCCCGGCTGCCGACATCGCCACGTTGAGCCGGTCCTCCGCCTGGTCGATCAAGGTTGCGGTCTGGTGGAGTTCGTCCGCGGCGGCCAGAGCATCGGCAGATCCGGACGCATGATCCCCATAATCGTCGAACGCCAGTTCCCGGTTGCTGGCGTGAGCCGATGCGAGCTGGTCGAGGACCTGCCGCAGCGACCTCACTCCCGACAGCAGGTCACCGAGCACCGAGTACATGTCCTGCGGATGCTCAATGGTGCGGGTGGCGTGCGCGAGCCCGCGTAGCGCCTCGGAAGCTTCCCCGGCGTCCGCGCCGGGATCGTAGAACGTGGGCATGACAGCCTCCCTCATGGTCGTGTGGGAAACAGGTGCGCCACTGGACCCGTCAAGATGTCAGTGCCCATCCGTACGCTTGAGCTATGACTTTCCCAGCCAACGTGCTTCGCGTCGCCATCGCTTCACCCTCCGACACCACCGGTGCCCGCGACGCCGTCGAGAAAGCGCTTCACAACTGGAACGACGCCAACACCGTCTCGAAGCAGATCATTCTCCTGCCCTGGCGGTGGGAGACATCCTCAGTACCGTTGCTCGGAGGACACCCGCAGGCCCAGATTAACGAGCAAGGCGTCGACGGTGCCGACATCGTGATCGCCCTCTTCGGCAGCCGCCTGGGTTCTCCAACACCTGATGCGGTTTCGGGAACAGTTGAGGAGATCGAGCGGTCTGTTGCCACTGGAAAGCCTGTCCACCTCTACTTCTCCACGGCACCGCTTCCACACGATGTAGACACTTCGCAACTCGAAGGCTTGCGACAGTTCCGAGAGCAGATCAGCCAGAGAGGCCTCCTGGGCGAGTTTGCCAACCCAGGCCAACTGGAGCACGAGGTCTGGAAGGCGATCGAGTTCGACATCGCCAAGCTCAACCTCGGAGCACCCACGCTCCAGCGAGAGCCAGCAGGTGTTCGCATTCGCGTCCAGTCGCAGCAAGAACAGGAAGCCACCGGGCTGGATAAGCGCGGCAAGATGGGCTACAAGACGAAGCGATGGTTCGAGGTTTTCAACGACGGCAGCGAGGACGCCGTGGACGTCACCTTCGATGCCGAGGCTGACTCCGGACTCATGCGGATCATCCCCCCGTCGGCCCCGGTCACTCTCCAAGCGGGAACCTCGTGGCGCTTGCCGGTCGCGTACTCGATGGGTACTGACGGTCCGAAGTTGAAGGTGGCATGGCTGGAAGACGGCGAACACCGTGAAAGGACCTTCGACGTCCAGTAGATCTCACACGACTCGGCACAGCGGCAGTGCCGCGGCGGTGAAGGCTCGGGCTTGCTGGCCGACGAGGAGCCGGGTTTCGCAGGAGGCTTGGATGGCGGCTTGCTCGATGGCGGCGACCGCAGCGTCGAGGTCTTCTGCGTTGGGCGCTGACACGGAGATGAGTCCGGTGTAGCGCAGGACGCCGTGGCCTGCGGTGAGGTCGGCTTCTTGCTGGAGGACGTCGTGGTATTCGGCTGTCTGGGCGGCGTCCTCGATCTGCCCGATCTTCTGGCGTTGCGCGGCGTCGGAGATGTACTCGGTCTTCTTCTTCCGGATGTCGCGCGCTGCCTGGTCGGAGCGCATCGGGGTGCAAAGCAGGGAGAAGGATCGTTGGATGCCATTCGACAGCAGGATGGGCGCGAGGAACCCCGGGTAGACCATGGAGCGCGGCCACTCCGAGATCCAGAGGACGGCGTGGTGGGCGGAGTCCGTGCGGAGCCGGTTCCAGGATTCGTTGACGGCGACGGGCCCTGCGGTGGCGAGGTTCTGGCCGAGTTCCCCGTGACGTTCCAGAGCGGCGGCGACGGCGGGGTCGTAGGCGGAGCGCAGGATGACGGCGATCTGTCCGCAGGTCAGCCACGCCGACGGCGCCAGATCGGCGGAGCGCAGCGCGGCGACGAGAGTGTTCATTTCTTGGCGGAGGACGGCGGCGCCGCCGCGGATGCCGCCGCCTGCGGTGCGGATCTGCCGGGCGGCGGCCTTCATGTCCAGTGACAAGGACAAGGTGGTGGCGTGGCGTTCTCCTGCGGGCCCGGCCCGGTCGATCAGCTCACTGTAGGTCGTGGATGCCCACGACGAATCGTGGGTGCCGTGGGTGGACCACCATTCGGCAAGGCCCGTGCCTGAATCCGGCAGGGTGCGTTCGAGAACTTGGAGCATGGAGACCCGCCCGGACCGGCACACGGTAGCCAGCACCCGGCTCCAAGAGGTGACACGGCGTTCTTGTTCGCCGGGGTCCAGGAGGACGAATGCCGGGTGCGTCACGGAGATGACAGCGGTCAGGGTGGCGGCAGCTGGGTCGTGGATCATTCCGGCCCCGGTGATGGGGTCGCGGTACTCGCGCAGGCGCGCGGTGTCCCCGGGCAGGGCGAGGGTGCCCGCGGGGCGAGGTTTGACGATGCGGCGGCGGTAGAGCAGCTGGCCGCCGGTGGTTCTCCACATCCACCAGAAGCCGACGGGCACCCATTCGACGATCGGGCGCCCGGAGACCGGTATCCAGGTGAGGGCTGCGGACAGGAGCCAGATGGGTGCGGTCAGCGTGATGAGGATGCCGCCGCCTGCGTAGAACGCCCATACCAGGGAGACGACCCCGACACCGAGTGTCACGAGCTGGGTGGCGGAGAGGCCAAGGAGAATGCCGCGGCGGGTCAGCCGGGAGAACTTCAGCGGCACCAGCTCTGTCCCGGGAGCATTGTTTGACGTCATGACGGGTCACTCCTTGAGTGGCTGGGGTGCGGGCGGATCGACGGGTGGCTTCGGGTCAGCGGGCGGCGGGCCCTGTGGCGGTGCGGGGTCGCTCGATGGCGGGTTCGGCTGCGGCGTCGCGGGCGGCGCTGGCGCGCTGGGATCGTTCTGTGCGGGTGGCGTGGGGCTGCCTGTCTGGTCGGCGGCGTCAGCGGCGGACTCGGCCTGGTCGCCGACTTCGTGACCGAGCGTGGGACCGGCTTCGGCTGCGTCTTTGACGACCTCGGCGGCGACGATGACTGCGGCGGCGGGTCCTGCCGAGGCCGCGGCGCCTCCTCCGGCCCCGGCGGTCTCGGTGGTGGCCGCGGCCGACCCTGGTGCGGTCGCCGTGGTCGTGGGCGGTGGACCTCCGGTCGGCGGCGGAGAACCACCGCCACCCGAGCCTTCGCTGTCGCCGCCGTCGAGGATCTTCTTCACCCCGTCCGACTGGGGCTTGGTGGGGACGGGGATGGGCTGGTTGAGGGCGTTCTTGGCTTCCTGCTCGGTGCCCATGGCGTGGTAGAGGTCGAAGCCGAGGAAGGAGATGAACCGGTAGACCATGTAGGGGGCGAACGCGGCGATGAACAGCAGCACGATCCCCGAGATCGGTTCGGTCACCGCCGACAGGTCCGCCTCGATGGGGGTGGCGACCTGGGTGATCGCGATCAAGAAAACGACGACGAGGACGAGCTTGGAGACGATCAACGCCACCACGAACGCCGCCCATTTGCCGATCCAGGAGCGGGTGACATCCCATGCGGCACCGGCGAACGCGACCGGGGCCAGGACGATCGCCACCAGCAGCAGGGCTTTGCGGATCAGGAGACTGAACCAGACGATGGCGACCGCGCAGATCATGAGCCCGGCGAGGAAGATCGTTACGATCGCGCCCACCCCGGGTGCGGCGATGTTGATGCCGGTGAGTCCCGCGGTGAGCAGGGCGATCTTGTCGCCCATGGTTCCGGTGGTTTCCCCTGCGGCTTGGACGATGCCGATCGAGAGTTGGTCGACGATCTCCAGGGCGGTGGCGGTCAGGGTGGTGACGAGGAAGGACCCGAGGACGGCTTTGCCCGCCCCCAGGGCTGCTCGGGCGAGGGCGGAGGGTTCTCGGCGGATGAGGCCGAGGATGAGTTGGAAGCAGAAGAAGAGCAGGACGATGAGCACGCCGATGCCGAAGAGCAGGTTGTACACGTCCAGGTAGCCGTCTGCCGTGACGTCGACGAGAGTGGTGGAGTCGAAGACTTTCCACATGGCCTCGATGAGCCATCCGGCGGCCTGGCCCATGGTGGAGGCCAGCCAGTCGAAGGGCGCCGACACGAGGGTGGCGGCGGCTTCACCGGCAGCGTCGCAGACCGTTGAGATGACGGGAACATCGCAGACACCCATCACAAACCTCCCAAGATGAAACGGAGCGTGGCTGGCCTCAGACCTGCTGGCCGACGTTCCAGAAGAAGTTGATGAGTGTGACGGCAGCGCCGCAGATCACGGCCGACCCGCAGGAGACGAGGACGCCGATCTTGCCGCGCCCGGCCAGGTGCGGGTTGGAGGAGTTGGCGCCGAAGCCCCACACGATCGCCGAGATGATGAGCGCCAGGACGGACAGGATGAGCCCGATGGTCATGACGGCGCCGACGATGGTGCGCAGCTGGGAGATGCCGGGAAGTCCGGAATCGTTGGGGCTGATGTTGATGTCCAACGGCACCAACACGGGCAGCTGGATCAGGGCGGATGCGAGGTCGATCATGAGGAACTCCCGGATGGTCGGCCACCCACGCAGGGGTGGCAGAGGAATTGCGGTCGACCAGCAGGTGCACCCGTCTCTCCAGGACAGCAAGACGCCCGCCTCGGAAACGATCCGAGACGGGCTGAGGTGGTCTGTTGAGGGTTGCTGGGCGGGGTGGGTGAGTCAGTTGATCCAGGCGACTCCGGCCCCGCCAGCACGGCGCCGTTCAACGCATGGGGATGGGCCGTTCAGTCTCCGTGTCTGGTCCGCAGTTTGGTGTCCAGTCGTGCCATGAGCTGCGAAGCAGGATTCTTCCCCTTCGGGGCGGGAGGGTAGCGGCGCAGGACGTCGACAACTATCGAAGGCGCGTTGCCGCAGACCTTGTCCAGTTGAACAGCGGCGGCCTCAGGGTTCCCATCGGCGTCGATCTGCGCGATGAGTGCGAGGTTTGCGTGAGCCCGCAGAATGTGGCCGACCTGGGTGGCCTTCGAGATGGGATGAAGGTACGCCGCCGATGCAGCATCACCGGCGGCTTGCGCGGCGAGACGGGAGACGTCGTCTGGTGCTTCCTTCGCGGCCCGGTGAGCATCCAGCGAGGTGACACGCTGACGCTTCGAGCGACCGGCACCGTCGATGAACTCTCGGGCTGCGGCAATTGCGGCTTGAGGGCGCGGATCGTCCGGCACGGCTTCCGTGAAGCGAGGCAGAACGCTCTCCGCGGCTTCTGTGACAAAGCGGGCGACCGCGCGTAGCTCATCCATGCTCAGGTCAAAATCTCCGCTCACCGGGGTCACTGGCCAATCATCTCACTCTGGTCTGCTATCGCCGTGCGACTCAGAGTTGCTGGCCCAGGTGGATGAGCCAGTTGATCCAGGCGACTGCGGCCCCGGCGAGGATTGCTGCGCCCAGGGCGACGAGGACGCCTGCTCGGGCTTTGGCGGCGACGCTGGTGTTGCCGGTTCCTGTGGCGATGGCCCAGATGATGGCGGAGACGATGATCATGAGGACCGCGATGACCAGGACGATGGTGAGGGCGGCGCCGATGACGGTTTTCAGGTCGCCGATGCCGCTCAGGCCGTCGAAGTTGGGGAACACGTTCATGACAGGGCTCCTTCTTTGACGGTGATGTGGAGGTGGTCGTAATGCCCGCCGGTGATGTCGGTGGGGTCGTGCATGCCGCCGCCGTTGTAGGGGCGCCAGCCCTCGGCGTCGCGGTCGATATTCCAGATGGTGCCCTGCCAGATGAGGTACTGGACGCCGAGCGTCTTGGCGTGGTCTTTGACCCAGTTGGTGACCTCCCACCCGGCCGCGAGCTGCGCCGGTGTGGGGCGCTTCCCGATGGGGTTGCCGAAGGTGATGTCGCAGGCCCGCCCCAGTGGGTGCTCGGATTTCGTGCCGGTGCGCGGTGAGTAGCAGGACCACGAGGTGTCGGGGAAGGCCTGCTTCGTCTGGGCCATGACGTAGGCCATGCGCGCGGTGATCTGCCCTCCGGTGGTCGGATCGTCCACCAGCTTGTCGGGGTTGCCTCCGGGGAAGGCGGCGGGGTCGCCCGCCGTGGTGGAGGTTGAGCAGCCGTGGCTGTCGGTGCCGCCGGTGGCTTCGGGCAGGTCCGCAGCGTGGTGCTGGTTCAGCCAGGGCGCGGGGTCGATGGCCTCACTGTCGGTGCCGCCAGGGCGGACCTCGAAATGCAGGTGTGGCCCGGTGGAGTGCCCGGACGATCCGACGTCGCCGATGTGCTGGCCCGCGGTCACCTTCTGCCCCGGGGTGACGTGGATGCCGGTCTGCCACATGTGGATGTAGGCGGTGGCCAGGGTGGTGCCGTCGATGTGGTGTTCGATGACGATGATCCCGCCGCCCGCCTCGGTGTAGCGGGCGACGGTGACGGTGCCGTCGGCGGCAGCCATGATCGGTGTGCCCTGCGGGGCTGCGAGGTCGATGCCGGAGTGGATGCGGGATTCCCCGTAGATCGGGTCGACTCTTGGCCCGAACTGCGAGGTCTGCACCCAGGTGCCCTCCGGGAGTGGAAAGACGACCCGGGAGGTTTCACCCTTCACCACGGGTGCCACGCCAGGGCCATCACCCATCCCGCCGGTGGTGAGGGTGGTGAGGATCTTCTCGGCGACGGGCGCGTAGTTGTCGTACCGGTCGGGGTAGGCGGAGACTTCCACGGCCTGGGCGGCCTCGCCTTGGCCCATCTGCTCCCAGCCGGGAATGTCCAGTAGCCCGCGGGGTGAGGGGTAGTTGGGGCCTGTGGCGCCACCGAAGAACGCCTTGACCTGGTAGGTGGGGTCCATGAGCTGCTTGACGGTGCCCCATCCGGATTGGGGGCGCATCTGGAACAGGCCGAGACTGTCGTGGTCGGAGCCGTTTCCGTCGTTCGGGTAGTCCCCGGATTCGGGGTAGGTGCTGGTGTTGGCGAGCATCCGCAGCGTGGACTCGGTGAGCGCGGCCATGAGGGCGATCTTCAGCCCGTCCCGCGTGACTCCGTCGATTGTGGAGCCTTCGGTGATGATGGTTGCGGCGTGGGTGAGCTGCTGGTGGTTGAGCGTGAACGTCTCCCCGGCCGCGGTGGTCACCTCCAGCGATTCTGGGACATTCCCGACCGCGACTCCCGGGCCGCTGGTGGTGGTGCAGGCGGCGTTGGCGGCGGGATTCATGACCAGGGCGACGCCGACGAGTCCGAGGGTGGGCCCGAGGAACATGAGAGTGGCGGCGAGAATGGTGAGCTTCTTCAACATGACGTGGCCCCCCTGTCAGTCCAATGGGTTGTCGAGCCCGGACAGGCGCAGCAGGTAGCAGTCCCTACCGGGAGGGCAGGCGATGAACACCGTGAACGCCACGTCCTGTTCGGCCGAGGTCGGTTTCCCGTTCCAGGTGCCGTCGCGGTGGCGGGTGCCGTGGATCGTGTAGGCCGTAGCGCCTTCGGGGAGTTGGCCTGGGTGCGCCTGCTGGACGGCCTGCGGCCACGAGTCCGGGACACGGATCGAGTCGATGGCGAGGGTCTGGGTGGTGGCGTAGGGGCGCAGCTTGGCCCAGGCCTGTCGGGTGGGCAGGTAGGTGGCGAGGTCGGCGGCGAGCCCCGCCTGCTCGGTCCCGGTCGGGTCGCCCACGTCGAGGAGGGCGGACGTGTAGTCCAGGGGCATGAGCCCGGTGGTGGTGTCCCAGGTGAACAGGGCGTGGGCGACAGTGCCCGCAAACGTCTCCGGGTCCCGGCTGGCCCGCACCGGCGGCACCACCGGCCGCGACGGCCTGGGTGAGACGCCAGGCGATGGCGCCGAAGGCGAAGATGTCTCGGTCGTCGGGGCCGTGTTCTCCGTCGGCGTCCGGGTGGGGCCGGTGAGGAGTCCGTAGACGCCGAACACCACCAGTACCACGAGTGCCGTTCCCGTGGCGATGAGGACGATGAGTCGGCGTCGGGCGCGCAGGTCAGCAGGAGTCTTCATGACCGGCAGGTACGCCACGCGCCCCCGGCTCGTCAGATGGCCGTGAGCCTGGGCCGCTGTTCGGCGTCTGCCGGGCTGGTGAGGGCGGTGCGGATCTGGTCTGCGAAGGCCGTGGCCTGATCGACGAAGGTGAGGAACTCGTCGATCTCGGTGCTGGTGAGCTTGTCGACCAGGACGGCGACGTCGAAGTGGTCCCACCAGGTGGGAGTGAAGGACTGCCAGGTGTGGACGAACGTGCGAGGCGGCCACGCCTCCCGATCCTCAACGACGGGCGTCTGCGTCCGCGACGTGACAGGACGCTTCTTTCCTGCGCGCTGCTCGGACCGGAGTTTGGCGAGCGCCTCCTCGGCCAGGCGTGCCGCGTCCTGTGAGCGGGAGGTGGTGACAGTGGTGGTGAGGTCGCGGACGCGCTGCCATGCCGGATGCACGGGCGCGCCCTGCTCGATCTTCTCCAGCTCTTCGGCAGCCTGGCGGCGGACGTGCTCGGGCTGGCCGGGATCGTTGGCGGTGTCTTGGAGCCAGGTGACCTTGTCCAGCGTGGCGTAGGAGGCGCCGCCGGGGATCATGTCGGCTGCCTGTTTCCTGCGCTCACCAGACGATTGTGACGGTCCCGCAAATTTTGCGGGACCGTCGTCTCCGGGCTGATGGTCACTGGAGAACCTCGTCGCTTCTCGGCGTCGTTCGGCGTCCTCGCGCAGCAGGTCGGTGATCTCCCGGTAGAGGGCAGCCTGCTCCAGTTGGGTGAGCGGCTTATGCAGGACGTTGTCGTCCTGCTCGGCCAGCAGGTGTGCGAGCGGGTCCGAGATGCCTGAGCGCACCCAGACTCGGACGGTGTCCCACCCGAGCCTCCTGATTGCCGCGAGCCTGCGTGCTCCGCATACGAGGACGCCGTCGGGGGTGATGGTGATCGGCTGGAGCAGCCCGTACTTCTGGATCGAGGCCGCGAGGGCGTCGAGGTCTCCGAGGTCGTGGCGGTGGCGTGCCCCGATCTGGATCGAACTCACGGTCCGTTCCAGTTCGATGTGCCCGTCGGTTGCGGCCATGGCATGTCACCTGGCCCTGCCCGGGGCTGCCAGCGCGATGGAGAGGATGAGGTCCTCATCGTGGAGGATCGAGCAGACGGGCTCCCCGATGACCAGGCGCATGAGAACCCCTCGCCCGGCAGGCGTGGCCTGCAAGGCGGGGTGCGGGTTCCCGAGCAGGGCGTGGAGCAGGACTGCCCAGGTGTTGCGCGTCAGGTCGAGGAACGCCAGGGCGTACTTGTCGTGGCGCAGCGCCTCGTAGGCCGACATCCGCGAGCGAGTCCTGGACAGGGCGGTGGTCACGTAGTGGATCGCGGTGCGGGCCGTGTCGGGCGGCCAGCCGAGCCCGGTGAACAAGGCGACGCACTCATCGACCGCGTTCAGGGCCGAAAGCTCCTCGGCCTGCGGCCCGGTGCCATCACTCTCATCCTCCGTGTCGGGGTCGTCGATGTGGTCGTAGACGTGGAAACACGGGTGGTAGTCCGACAGTGGGGTCTCCCGGTCGGACATCCGCTCGGGGTCGTGGACATCCTCGTACTTGCGGCGGCGGGCTTGATGGGTCGAGCACAGCAGGCCTTGGCCGCGTTCCTCGGCGACGCAGGTGATCTGCACGGCGCGGGTGACCACGGCCCAGGGGTCGCGCGCGGTGCGGGTGGATTCGTTGCGCATCGCTTCGAAGGCGGCGCTGGCGGCCTCCCATGGGTCGAGCCCGTGTTTGCGGGCGAGCCCTGCGTATTTGTCGGCCGCGAAGGCGACGAGGCTGGCGGCGGTGGGGTCGTGCTCCCAGCTGGCTGGGCCTGCCTCGTGGAGCCGGACGAGGACGTGGCGCAGGCCCTCACTGGTCGTGAAGTCCTCGCCCTGTTCAGGGTGCTTGATCGTGGTGGTCATGGTTGGTGGCACCTCCTTGACCCTTAGGTGCGCACCGGCTCCCACACCGCCAAGCGAGCGGGGCAACGGGCGACCTTGCGGGTCGGGCCGCTGGGGGTCAGGGGATGCCGACCGCATCGCGGGTGGTCGCGCGGTCCGCGTGCCCGCGGCCGAACGCGGAGACCGGCGGCAGCCTGCGGGCCCGCACCGCCAGCCTGCGGGCCCGCACCGCCAGGGCGCGGGCGCTCGTGGTGGCGGCGTGGCGGGATCGGCGGGCTATCTCGGCCTGGAAGTCGATCCCCGCGCCCGCCATGCGCGAGCCGGTGCGGGCCATCAGGTCGGTGGGACGCACCCACTCCACCCCACGCCCCACTCGGTGCTCTCGGCTCAGCGCCGGGTCGACCGCCGGATTGTCCCTTTGGGCGGTGTGGCGGGCTTCGAGGGCGTCCGGTGTGCCAGCGGCGCCCGCGACGTCCCCGACTAGAGGGTTGGGGGTCTGCTCGTCGGTATTCATGACTTCTCCTCGTGGTTGGTGTCCTGATCACTCAGGCCTTCGGATGTGTCGTTCGTGTCCGTCTCGTCGGCGGACTCGTCGTCTGGGGATGCGGTGTGGGCGGTGAGCCAGCGGCCGATCGTGGAGGGGTGGACGCCGAGCTGGCGGGCGATCTTCTTGTTCGACCACCCCGCTTCGTGCAGGCCCGCGGCGCGCTCTCGTCGATCCGCCGAGGGCTCCAGGCCGAAGTCGTCGCCGATGGGTGTGGGTTCGCCGTCGGGCTCGTCGGAGGCGGGCGCCGGTGACGGCATGGCTTCGGGAAGCACCAAATCGACTGGCGCTACGTCGTCGATGTCGAGCCACGGGCGGAACTCACCATCGGGAGGCTCCGCTGTGGTGTGAGGTTCGGGTGGTCGGGTGAGGATGACGGTCAGGTGGGTGATGGCCAGGAGCACGACGGGAGGGACCGCGGCGACGGCACCGGCCAGGATGCTGGGGACGTCGGCGTCGGCGGCGATGACGGCGTGGATCGCGTTGGCCGTCACGGACACACTGGCCCCGCCGATGAGTAGGGCCCAGGGGTACCAGGAGGTGCGGGTTCCGGCCAGGGCGACGACGGCGACTGTGGCGACGACGATGATGCCGTCCACGATGAGTGGCCACGCCCATGCCTGGCCCGCACCGATCCCCGAGCGCCGCGCCAGGTCGGCGAGCGAGGTGAAGGAGAGCCAGAAGGCGCCCGCTGCGATGAACACGGTTCCCGCCACGGCCGTCATCACTGCCCAGCGGTGCCCCGGGATCGCGTTCATGGCAGGCCCCGAACCGGGACCGCCATTCTGGGCGGCGGATGCTCCAACGCCGCAGCCGGAGCACTGGGGCTGATGGGTGCGGTGGTGACGGTGCGGTAGGCCGAGCGCACCGTCACGGTCACTTCGCGCACGGAGAGTCCGGCCTGGCCACCGGCAGTGGTGAGGACATCGAGTGTTTGCCCGGGTGGGACGTGGTGTTCGGCCATGGTGCAGGCTGCCCAGAACAATCCGTGGTTGCGTTCGCCCTCCTGGAGGCGTCCGACCCAGGCGGCGAGACGTTCAACGTCGACCCCGTGATCCATCGCCTGCGAGTCCGGGCCGTGTGTCCGCGGCGGTGGTGGATCGAGGAACCGGCGCAGCCGCCCCGCATCCAGCGGCTGAGGCTGGTCGCGGGTCACCTGCTCTAGCCGATAGACGCAGCGCTGGCCGTCGATGATTCGGCTGGATGGCGGGACGATGATGTAACCGCCGTCCCCGCGAAAGTCGATGCCCGCCCGTGCGACCTGCCACGAT contains these protein-coding regions:
- a CDS encoding DUF4062 domain-containing protein, which codes for MTFPANVLRVAIASPSDTTGARDAVEKALHNWNDANTVSKQIILLPWRWETSSVPLLGGHPQAQINEQGVDGADIVIALFGSRLGSPTPDAVSGTVEEIERSVATGKPVHLYFSTAPLPHDVDTSQLEGLRQFREQISQRGLLGEFANPGQLEHEVWKAIEFDIAKLNLGAPTLQREPAGVRIRVQSQQEQEATGLDKRGKMGYKTKRWFEVFNDGSEDAVDVTFDAEADSGLMRIIPPSAPVTLQAGTSWRLPVAYSMGTDGPKLKVAWLEDGEHRERTFDVQ
- a CDS encoding SCO6880 family protein, with amino-acid sequence MTSNNAPGTELVPLKFSRLTRRGILLGLSATQLVTLGVGVVSLVWAFYAGGGILITLTAPIWLLSAALTWIPVSGRPIVEWVPVGFWWMWRTTGGQLLYRRRIVKPRPAGTLALPGDTARLREYRDPITGAGMIHDPAAATLTAVISVTHPAFVLLDPGEQERRVTSWSRVLATVCRSGRVSMLQVLERTLPDSGTGLAEWWSTHGTHDSSWASTTYSELIDRAGPAGERHATTLSLSLDMKAAARQIRTAGGGIRGGAAVLRQEMNTLVAALRSADLAPSAWLTCGQIAVILRSAYDPAVAAALERHGELGQNLATAGPVAVNESWNRLRTDSAHHAVLWISEWPRSMVYPGFLAPILLSNGIQRSFSLLCTPMRSDQAARDIRKKKTEYISDAAQRQKIGQIEDAAQTAEYHDVLQQEADLTAGHGVLRYTGLISVSAPNAEDLDAAVAAIEQAAIQASCETRLLVGQQARAFTAAALPLCRVV
- a CDS encoding conjugal transfer protein TrbL, whose protein sequence is MGVCDVPVISTVCDAAGEAAATLVSAPFDWLASTMGQAAGWLIEAMWKVFDSTTLVDVTADGYLDVYNLLFGIGVLIVLLFFCFQLILGLIRREPSALARAALGAGKAVLGSFLVTTLTATALEIVDQLSIGIVQAAGETTGTMGDKIALLTAGLTGINIAAPGVGAIVTIFLAGLMICAVAIVWFSLLIRKALLLVAIVLAPVAFAGAAWDVTRSWIGKWAAFVVALIVSKLVLVVVFLIAITQVATPIEADLSAVTEPISGIVLLFIAAFAPYMVYRFISFLGFDLYHAMGTEQEAKNALNQPIPVPTKPQSDGVKKILDGGDSEGSGGGGSPPPTGGPPPTTTATAPGSAAATTETAGAGGGAAASAGPAAAVIVAAEVVKDAAEAGPTLGHEVGDQAESAADAADQTGSPTPPAQNDPSAPAPPATPQPNPPSSDPAPPQGPPPADPKPPVDPPAPQPLKE
- a CDS encoding DUF6112 family protein; protein product: MIDLASALIQLPVLVPLDINISPNDSGLPGISQLRTIVGAVMTIGLILSVLALIISAIVWGFGANSSNPHLAGRGKIGVLVSCGSAVICGAAVTLINFFWNVGQQV
- a CDS encoding putative immunity protein is translated as MTPVSGDFDLSMDELRAVARFVTEAAESVLPRFTEAVPDDPRPQAAIAAAREFIDGAGRSKRQRVTSLDAHRAAKEAPDDVSRLAAQAAGDAASAAYLHPISKATQVGHILRAHANLALIAQIDADGNPEAAAVQLDKVCGNAPSIVVDVLRRYPPAPKGKNPASQLMARLDTKLRTRHGD
- a CDS encoding DUF6112 family protein, with amino-acid sequence MNVFPNFDGLSGIGDLKTVIGAALTIVLVIAVLMIIVSAIIWAIATGTGNTSVAAKARAGVLVALGAAILAGAAVAWINWLIHLGQQL
- a CDS encoding M23 family metallopeptidase encodes the protein MLKKLTILAATLMFLGPTLGLVGVALVMNPAANAACTTTSGPGVAVGNVPESLEVTTAAGETFTLNHQQLTHAATIITEGSTIDGVTRDGLKIALMAALTESTLRMLANTSTYPESGDYPNDGNGSDHDSLGLFQMRPQSGWGTVKQLMDPTYQVKAFFGGATGPNYPSPRGLLDIPGWEQMGQGEAAQAVEVSAYPDRYDNYAPVAEKILTTLTTGGMGDGPGVAPVVKGETSRVVFPLPEGTWVQTSQFGPRVDPIYGESRIHSGIDLAAPQGTPIMAAADGTVTVARYTEAGGGIIVIEHHIDGTTLATAYIHMWQTGIHVTPGQKVTAGQHIGDVGSSGHSTGPHLHFEVRPGGTDSEAIDPAPWLNQHHAADLPEATGGTDSHGCSTSTTAGDPAAFPGGNPDKLVDDPTTGGQITARMAYVMAQTKQAFPDTSWSCYSPRTGTKSEHPLGRACDITFGNPIGKRPTPAQLAAGWEVTNWVKDHAKTLGVQYLIWQGTIWNIDRDAEGWRPYNGGGMHDPTDITGGHYDHLHITVKEGALS
- a CDS encoding ParB N-terminal domain-containing protein, which codes for MAATDGHIELERTVSSIQIGARHRHDLGDLDALAASIQKYGLLQPITITPDGVLVCGARRLAAIRRLGWDTVRVWVRSGISDPLAHLLAEQDDNVLHKPLTQLEQAALYREITDLLREDAERRREATRFSSDHQPGDDGPAKFAGPSQSSGERRKQAADMIPGGASYATLDKVTWLQDTANDPGQPEHVRRQAAEELEKIEQGAPVHPAWQRVRDLTTTVTTSRSQDAARLAEEALAKLRSEQRAGKKRPVTSRTQTPVVEDREAWPPRTFVHTWQSFTPTWWDHFDVAVLVDKLTSTEIDEFLTFVDQATAFADQIRTALTSPADAEQRPRLTAI
- a CDS encoding DUF2637 domain-containing protein is translated as MNAIPGHRWAVMTAVAGTVFIAAGAFWLSFTSLADLARRSGIGAGQAWAWPLIVDGIIVVATVAVVALAGTRTSWYPWALLIGGASVSVTANAIHAVIAADADVPSILAGAVAAVPPVVLLAITHLTVILTRPPEPHTTAEPPDGEFRPWLDIDDVAPVDLVLPEAMPSPAPASDEPDGEPTPIGDDFGLEPSADRRERAAGLHEAGWSNKKIARQLGVHPSTIGRWLTAHTASPDDESADETDTNDTSEGLSDQDTNHEEKS
- a CDS encoding bifunctional DNA primase/polymerase, encoding MPGLSAFTQALMRMPPGASMGEAAMALASAGVPVFPVAVNGKQPMTRHGFHDATANLAQVRDWWSAFPRANVGMPTGASSGVVVVDVDVHGPANGYVALDRADNAGLLAGWEGLIQTPTDGLHAYYPATSGSEQRSWQVARAGIDFRGDGGYIIVPPSSRIIDGQRCVYRLEQVTRDQPQPLDAGRLRRFLDPPPPRTHGPDSQAMDHGVDVERLAAWVGRLQEGERNHGLFWAACTMAEHHVPPGQTLDVLTTAGGQAGLSVREVTVTVRSAYRTVTTAPISPSAPAAALEHPPPRMAVPVRGLP